A genome region from Musa acuminata AAA Group cultivar baxijiao chromosome BXJ3-5, Cavendish_Baxijiao_AAA, whole genome shotgun sequence includes the following:
- the LOC135638332 gene encoding dolichol-phosphate mannose synthase subunit 3-like gives MKHILKIMALLVAVAGIWISLLETSVVPRSYTWLLPVYLVVSLGCYGLLMVGVGLMLFPTCPQEASLLQKDIIEAKEFLKSRGVDVGAD, from the exons ATGAAGCACATTCTGAAGATCATGGCTTTGCTGGTGGCTGTTGCTGGCATTTGGATCAGCTTACTAGAAACATCAGTAGTTCCTCGTAGCTACACTTGGTTG CTGCCAGTTTATCTAGTTGTTTCATTAGGATGCTATGGTCTTCTCATGGTCGGAGTAGGCTTGATGCTGTTTCCAACATGTCCCCAGGAAGCTTCACTACTGCAAAAG GATATCATTGAGGCCAAAGAATTCTTGAAAAGCAGGGGAGTAGATGTTGGTGCTGATTAA